A region of Vitis vinifera cultivar Pinot Noir 40024 chromosome 15, ASM3070453v1 DNA encodes the following proteins:
- the LOC132255214 gene encoding ubiquitin-like-specific protease 1A — translation MAPNLLSPYISQPQTKQSAIKIDLKQGAALVFGDDLDASEELVSMHDTILTRGNLGCFQGNGWIGNDVVDAYCRLLQYQHEPKSKLFLSPYIAEMVIHSQAKNLVREAVIGRFEPHLYQIDIPYVNVNEVFLPVLIKNHWTLYVYDLENRRIQLLDSRPGRKKTMLSGVQQNLAKVVLWLAAHKKEVSPYDLRTFNFITPDVPLQTNEHDCGVFVMKFMELWSMGGFSKSIDVGKLKHYRLKIMGSMLFSAQNAHRDRVRRD, via the exons ATGGCTCCAAACCTGTTGTCCCCATACATATCCCAACCACAAACGAAACAATCTGCCATCAAAATCGACCTAAAACAAGGAGCTGCACTGGTATTTGGAGACGATTTGGATGCAAG TGAGGAACTAGTGTCTATGCATGACACTATCCTAACCAGAGGCAATTTGGGCTGCTTCCAAGGGAATGGGTGGATAGGAAACGAC GTCGTCGATGCCTACTGTAGATTGTTGCAGTATCAACATGAACCGAAGTCGAAACTTTTTCTATCCCCCTACATAGCT GAAATGGTAATCCACTCCCAGGCAAAAAACTTAGTTAGGGAGGCAGTTATTGGACGCTTTGAACCACATCTGTATCAGATTGATATTCCATATGTCAATGTTAACGAG GTCTTCTTACCGGTTCTCATAAAGAACCATTGGACATTGTATGTATATGACCTAGAAAACAGGAGAATCCAACTGCTAGATTCTCGTCCTGGTAGAAAGAAGACAATGTTGAGTGGAGTCCAACAAAATCTG GCCAAGGTTGTCCTGTGGTTGGCTGCCCACAAAAAAGAGGTATCACCTTATGATTTGAGGACATTCAATTTCATAACACCTGATGTACCCCTCCAAACTAATGA GCACGATTGCGGCGTTTTTGTAATGAAATTCATGGAATTGTGGTCAATGGGGGGGTTCTCCAAATCAATCGATGTG GGGAAATTGAAACATTACAGGTTGAAGATCATGGGGAGTATGTTGTTCTCAGCACAAAATGCACACCGAGACCGTGTCCGGAGAGATTAA